In Chitinophaga nivalis, a single genomic region encodes these proteins:
- a CDS encoding hybrid sensor histidine kinase/response regulator codes for MVTNGKKYILMIDDDEDDFFLVNALLQDISPDQYILKWVSSYKEALAAIETRTHDLYLVDYRLGAHTGIDVLHHFRNLGYKAPVILFTGKGDYLIDKEAMLAGASDYLVKSEINAALLERAIRYTLDKFGHLNAIEKSEKRYFSIFEKSNDLILLADCEHKIVAANPAALQVLGYEETELYSRHLPNLFAEEGTIQAFLDQLCTENGVVQQEYVFRNQAGQLLDVMINASLLDEKKQLYLCIIQNITERKRKEREKQQQEKFAITGRIARLIAHEVRNPLTNILLAVSQLKADQVEENADIQLYLDIMERNCHRINQLVTELLQSTRMSELNMQPQGLNSLAEKALQQAADRLQLHNMRVDKTLQTPDQLMMADEDKILIALLNIIINGIEAMKAGEGILSVYTYHEQDKTYIRISDNGSGIPKENLVKLFEPFFTSKTKGTGLGLTATQNIILHHKGTIQVESMPGTGTSFLIGFPVVQTG; via the coding sequence ATGGTAACGAATGGTAAGAAGTATATTTTAATGATTGATGATGATGAAGATGATTTTTTCCTGGTAAATGCTTTACTCCAGGATATCTCGCCTGATCAATATATACTGAAGTGGGTATCTTCCTACAAAGAAGCACTGGCCGCTATTGAAACGCGGACCCATGATTTGTACCTGGTAGATTACCGTCTGGGTGCACATACCGGTATTGATGTACTGCATCACTTCCGCAACCTGGGGTATAAAGCACCGGTGATCCTGTTTACCGGGAAAGGAGATTATCTTATCGATAAAGAAGCAATGCTGGCAGGTGCATCAGACTATCTGGTAAAGAGCGAAATCAATGCCGCACTGCTGGAGCGGGCTATCCGGTATACCCTCGACAAATTCGGCCACCTGAACGCCATTGAAAAAAGTGAAAAGCGTTATTTCAGCATCTTCGAAAAATCCAATGACCTCATCTTACTGGCAGACTGTGAACATAAGATTGTAGCTGCCAATCCGGCTGCACTGCAGGTATTGGGATATGAGGAAACGGAATTGTATAGTCGTCATTTGCCCAATCTGTTTGCAGAAGAAGGTACCATACAGGCCTTCCTGGATCAGCTTTGTACGGAGAACGGGGTGGTGCAGCAGGAGTATGTTTTCCGGAATCAGGCCGGGCAATTGCTGGATGTTATGATCAATGCCTCGCTGCTGGATGAAAAAAAACAATTGTACCTGTGCATCATCCAGAATATCACAGAGCGTAAGCGAAAAGAGCGGGAGAAACAGCAACAGGAAAAATTTGCCATTACCGGCCGTATTGCGCGGTTGATTGCACACGAAGTGCGTAATCCGCTCACCAATATTTTGCTGGCCGTATCGCAGCTGAAAGCAGATCAGGTAGAAGAGAATGCGGATATCCAGCTTTACCTGGATATTATGGAACGTAACTGTCACCGCATTAATCAATTGGTGACAGAGTTATTGCAATCTACCCGTATGTCGGAGCTGAATATGCAGCCACAGGGGCTCAACAGCCTGGCGGAGAAAGCACTGCAGCAGGCTGCAGACCGCTTGCAACTGCATAATATGCGGGTGGATAAAACATTGCAGACACCGGATCAGCTGATGATGGCGGATGAAGATAAAATACTGATTGCCTTGCTGAATATTATTATCAATGGTATTGAAGCCATGAAAGCGGGAGAAGGTATCCTGAGTGTGTATACCTATCATGAGCAGGATAAAACATATATTCGTATATCCGACAACGGTAGTGGTATCCCCAAAGAGAACCTGGTCAAACTGTTTGAACCGTTCTTTACCAGTAAAACAAAAGGAACCGGATTGGGCTTAACAGCCACCCAGAACATTATCCTGCATCATAAAGGAACGATACAGGTAGAGAGCATGCCGGGTACCGGTACCAGTTTCCTGATTGGTTTTCCGGTTGTACAGACCGGGTGA
- a CDS encoding helix-turn-helix domain-containing protein, which translates to MERNPHIGQQFGANLKRLRRQKDMTQVELAIEANLEPSYMTKLENGKVEPKLSTIIALAEALGVSAGELVTL; encoded by the coding sequence ATGGAAAGGAATCCGCATATCGGTCAACAGTTTGGTGCCAATCTGAAAAGGTTGCGCAGGCAAAAAGACATGACGCAGGTGGAACTGGCTATTGAAGCAAATCTGGAACCCAGCTACATGACAAAACTGGAAAATGGTAAAGTGGAGCCTAAGCTGAGTACGATTATAGCACTGGCAGAAGCGTTGGGCGTGAGTGCGGGAGAACTGGTTACCTTATAG
- a CDS encoding CvfB family protein, which yields MIKVGAYNLLRVKKEIDFGVYLEGFDQEILLPARFVPANTQVGDELEVFLYHDSENRLIATTQRPLGIVGDIVNLKAVSVTKQGAFLDWGLMKDLFVAKSQQLTQMATGQEYLVKIYIDELTGRIAATEKIERFLSNENLTVNELDTVNLIVYRRTDIGYVVIINNLHTGILHHSEIFRPIDIGDQLKGFIRQIKGDKIDVVIGQPGFKRVEDEGEKILRLLQENNGYLPYHDKSTPEEIQDFFGMSKKTFKMTIGNLYKQRKVIFTQTGLKAAEE from the coding sequence ATGATAAAGGTGGGTGCATACAACCTGTTAAGGGTAAAAAAAGAAATTGATTTTGGCGTATATCTCGAAGGCTTTGACCAGGAAATCCTGCTCCCTGCCCGGTTTGTACCCGCCAATACACAGGTGGGGGATGAACTGGAAGTATTTCTTTACCACGATTCCGAAAACCGCCTGATTGCTACTACCCAGCGTCCGTTAGGCATTGTAGGGGATATTGTGAACCTGAAAGCCGTGAGTGTCACCAAACAAGGCGCTTTCCTCGACTGGGGCCTGATGAAGGACCTGTTTGTCGCCAAATCCCAGCAGCTTACCCAAATGGCCACCGGCCAGGAATACCTGGTTAAAATATACATTGATGAACTGACCGGCCGTATTGCGGCTACCGAAAAAATAGAACGTTTTCTGAGCAACGAAAACCTCACCGTCAATGAACTGGATACCGTAAACCTGATTGTATACCGCCGTACCGATATCGGGTATGTGGTGATCATCAACAACCTCCACACCGGTATCCTGCATCACAGCGAAATATTCCGCCCCATCGATATCGGCGATCAGCTGAAAGGCTTTATCCGGCAGATTAAAGGCGATAAAATTGATGTGGTGATCGGCCAGCCCGGATTTAAACGCGTGGAAGATGAAGGAGAAAAAATTCTGCGGCTGCTACAGGAAAACAACGGCTATCTGCCCTATCACGATAAATCTACTCCGGAAGAAATCCAGGACTTTTTCGGCATGAGCAAAAAAACGTTTAAGATGACAATCGGGAATTTGTATAAGCAACGGAAGGTCATTTTCACCCAAACCGGGCTTAAAGCAGCGGAAGAATAA
- a CDS encoding sulfite exporter TauE/SafE family protein → MTILSFTLILLCGAFLAGLLGSLTGLGGGVVIIPLLTLVFHVDIRYAIGTALIASIATSSGSAVAYVKEGITNIRLGMFLEIATTTGAIVGALIAVYLPTSVVAIIFGCVLIFSAIMSMRKKVAYAADEQGSKLARQLKLNSTYPSPEGPVAYSVRHVPGGYLMMMFAGVMSGLLGIGSGALKVLAMDNIMRIPFKVSTTTSNFMIGVTAAASAVVYLQRGYISPGLCMPVVLGVLAGALGGSRLLIRANTKNLRIVFSVVITFLALQMIYNGFTGKL, encoded by the coding sequence ATGACAATTTTGTCTTTCACGTTGATCCTGCTTTGCGGGGCCTTTCTGGCCGGCCTATTGGGATCGCTGACCGGCTTAGGCGGCGGTGTAGTGATTATTCCTTTGCTAACGCTTGTTTTCCACGTTGACATCCGTTATGCGATCGGCACCGCGCTGATAGCTTCTATCGCCACTTCTTCCGGATCTGCTGTTGCTTATGTAAAGGAAGGTATTACCAACATCCGGCTAGGGATGTTCCTGGAAATTGCCACTACCACGGGGGCTATCGTAGGCGCCCTCATTGCCGTGTATCTGCCAACCAGTGTGGTGGCTATTATTTTTGGCTGCGTACTGATCTTTTCTGCTATTATGTCTATGCGGAAAAAGGTGGCATATGCAGCCGATGAACAAGGCAGTAAACTGGCCCGCCAGTTAAAACTAAACAGTACCTATCCTTCTCCGGAAGGGCCGGTGGCCTACAGTGTACGGCACGTACCGGGCGGTTATCTGATGATGATGTTTGCGGGCGTTATGTCTGGCCTGCTGGGCATTGGTTCCGGTGCATTAAAGGTACTGGCTATGGATAACATCATGCGTATCCCTTTTAAAGTGTCTACCACTACCAGTAATTTTATGATCGGCGTAACAGCAGCTGCCAGTGCCGTGGTATACCTGCAAAGGGGATATATTTCTCCCGGGTTGTGTATGCCGGTAGTACTGGGCGTATTGGCCGGTGCGCTGGGAGGTTCCCGCCTGCTCATCCGCGCCAACACGAAAAATTTACGTATAGTCTTCAGCGTAGTCATTACCTTTCTTGCCCTGCAGATGATCTACAATGGTTTTACCGGAAAATTATAA
- a CDS encoding DUF1634 domain-containing protein, translating into MKRLFTKNFWGDKDIQQLIGQQLRVGVISSSIIVFIGGLIYLYRHGHELPQYHEFTGVREGLDNLPGIWRGVLANQGRDIIQLGIVLLVATPILRIVFSVISFLLEKDYLYVVITLIVLSVMLFSMLGGIAG; encoded by the coding sequence ATGAAGCGATTATTCACGAAAAATTTCTGGGGCGATAAGGATATTCAGCAGCTCATCGGGCAGCAACTACGTGTAGGCGTTATATCTTCCAGTATTATTGTTTTTATCGGCGGTCTTATTTACCTGTACCGTCATGGGCATGAATTACCGCAGTACCATGAGTTTACCGGCGTGCGGGAAGGGCTGGACAACCTGCCGGGCATCTGGCGTGGTGTGCTGGCTAACCAGGGAAGGGATATTATTCAGCTGGGGATTGTATTATTGGTGGCTACACCTATTCTACGTATAGTCTTTTCCGTTATTTCTTTTCTGTTGGAGAAAGATTATCTCTATGTCGTGATTACCTTGATTGTGTTGAGTGTAATGCTGTTCAGCATGCTGGGCGGTATTGCCGGATAA
- a CDS encoding alpha-L-fucosidase, protein MKKLICLLLIRCLLPTAAHAQTADTGGQRMQWWREARFGLFIHWGIYAVPAGVHNGRQIGRGGEWIMNRGKISVADYQQYARQFNPTAYDADAWVKAARDAGMKYIVITAKHHDGFALFKSNASKWNIADATPYGKDLLKPLAAACKKYGLKLGFYYSHAQDWNNPGGAAARKATAEGWPNPDSATIDAYTQANSGHWDPAQTTASMSDYIDRVAVPQVKELLTNYGEVAVLWWDTPTGMTAEYARKLQAVLALQPGIITNDRLKRPDFPGDYKTPEQKIPTAAELDGRDWETCMTMNGTWGYKSYDNRWKSTGTLIRNLIDIASKNGNYLLNVGPDATGAFPAASIAALKGIGQWMKINGEAIYATQGSAMGTPAWGRYTRKQADGKTVLYLHVFDWPANGKLLIPDLKDKVSHARLLAGNKKLTTHTTAAGLEIEVPVAAPDTIATVIKVTL, encoded by the coding sequence ATGAAAAAACTAATTTGCCTGTTACTAATCCGGTGCCTGCTCCCCACCGCCGCTCACGCCCAGACTGCCGACACAGGCGGGCAACGTATGCAATGGTGGCGGGAAGCGCGTTTCGGCCTGTTCATCCACTGGGGCATCTATGCCGTGCCGGCTGGCGTCCACAATGGCAGACAGATAGGCCGGGGTGGAGAATGGATTATGAACAGGGGCAAAATATCCGTAGCCGATTATCAGCAATATGCGCGGCAATTTAACCCTACTGCCTACGATGCCGACGCCTGGGTGAAAGCAGCCCGCGATGCCGGTATGAAATACATTGTGATCACGGCCAAACACCACGATGGATTTGCCTTGTTTAAATCCAACGCCAGCAAATGGAATATTGCAGACGCCACGCCTTACGGCAAAGACCTGTTAAAGCCGCTGGCAGCAGCCTGTAAGAAGTACGGCCTTAAACTGGGCTTCTACTATTCCCATGCGCAGGACTGGAACAATCCAGGTGGCGCAGCTGCCCGCAAAGCCACGGCAGAAGGCTGGCCCAATCCCGACTCTGCTACCATAGACGCCTACACGCAGGCTAATTCCGGCCACTGGGACCCGGCACAAACAACCGCCTCCATGTCGGACTACATCGACCGGGTAGCGGTACCGCAGGTAAAGGAATTGCTCACCAACTACGGTGAAGTAGCGGTACTCTGGTGGGATACGCCTACCGGCATGACAGCGGAATACGCCCGTAAACTACAGGCAGTACTGGCTTTGCAGCCTGGCATTATCACCAACGACCGGCTCAAACGCCCGGACTTTCCCGGCGACTACAAAACCCCGGAACAGAAAATTCCTACCGCCGCCGAGCTGGATGGCCGCGACTGGGAAACCTGTATGACGATGAATGGTACCTGGGGCTATAAAAGTTATGATAACCGCTGGAAATCAACGGGCACGCTGATACGTAACCTGATAGATATTGCTTCCAAAAATGGAAATTATCTGCTGAATGTAGGTCCTGATGCTACCGGCGCATTTCCGGCAGCCAGTATAGCAGCGCTGAAAGGCATCGGCCAGTGGATGAAGATAAACGGAGAAGCTATTTATGCGACGCAAGGCAGCGCCATGGGCACACCTGCCTGGGGACGTTATACCCGGAAACAGGCGGATGGCAAAACAGTGTTATACCTGCATGTATTTGACTGGCCGGCCAATGGCAAACTGCTTATACCGGACCTGAAAGATAAGGTCAGCCATGCACGGCTGCTGGCAGGTAATAAAAAACTGACCACGCATACCACCGCAGCCGGACTGGAAATTGAGGTACCGGTAGCTGCACCTGATACCATCGCTACGGTGATAAAAGTAACCTTGTAA
- a CDS encoding sulfatase-like hydrolase/transferase, with amino-acid sequence MVNMKGSFMLAAAICIAGLVTAQQRGGYSRPNIVLIYADDLGYGDISCNGATKVHTPNIDRLAAQGIRFTNGHASSATCTPSRYSMLTGQYAWRKKGTGIAPGNASLIIDTTITTLPSLLRRAGYATAAVGKWHLGVGDEKGPDWNGELKPGPLEIGFNYCWIMPATADRVPCVYVENHRVAGLDPNDPIKVSYTAPIGNEPTGKKNPELLVMKSSQGHSDAIVNGIGRIGFMQGGTAALWKDDLIAETLTAKAQHFIAQHKSHPFFLYFATHDIHVPRVPGAAFAGKSGLGVRGDAILQLDWTVGQIMHTLDSLHLTENTILVFSSDNGPVVDDGYQDQAVALLNGHKPSGPLRGGKYSNFDAGTRVPLIIRWPGHIKAGGTSAALLSQVDFMASFGALTTGHPLEKQEGPDSFDMMAAFTGKDKKGRTSLIEHAGALSIIKGNWKYIEPGNGARYDEAVDIELGNDPAPQLYDLRKDPGEQNNVAVRYPQIVKELAANLQALKKAGRSR; translated from the coding sequence ATGGTGAACATGAAAGGCAGCTTTATGCTGGCAGCGGCTATTTGTATCGCCGGGCTGGTAACGGCACAGCAGCGGGGTGGCTATTCGCGCCCCAATATTGTATTGATTTATGCAGATGACCTGGGATATGGCGATATCAGCTGTAATGGCGCCACGAAGGTACATACGCCCAATATTGACCGGCTGGCGGCGCAGGGCATCCGGTTTACCAACGGGCATGCTTCTTCCGCTACGTGTACTCCTTCCCGTTATTCCATGCTCACCGGTCAGTATGCATGGCGTAAAAAAGGCACCGGTATTGCACCCGGCAACGCTTCCCTGATTATAGATACCACTATTACCACCTTACCTTCCCTGTTGCGCCGCGCGGGTTATGCAACAGCTGCGGTGGGTAAATGGCACCTCGGTGTGGGCGATGAAAAAGGTCCGGACTGGAATGGAGAACTGAAACCAGGTCCGTTGGAAATTGGTTTTAACTATTGTTGGATTATGCCTGCTACGGCAGACCGTGTTCCCTGCGTATATGTGGAAAACCACCGGGTAGCCGGTTTAGATCCCAATGATCCGATTAAGGTAAGTTACACCGCTCCTATCGGTAACGAACCTACGGGAAAAAAGAATCCGGAACTGCTGGTGATGAAATCTTCCCAGGGCCATAGCGATGCCATTGTAAACGGTATTGGCCGCATTGGTTTTATGCAGGGCGGTACCGCTGCACTGTGGAAAGATGACCTGATTGCGGAAACGCTGACTGCCAAAGCGCAGCACTTTATCGCACAACATAAATCCCATCCTTTTTTCCTCTATTTCGCCACACATGATATTCACGTACCGCGGGTGCCAGGTGCTGCTTTTGCCGGCAAAAGCGGTTTAGGTGTAAGAGGCGATGCTATCCTGCAACTCGACTGGACGGTCGGACAAATTATGCATACCCTGGATAGTTTACACCTGACGGAAAATACGATCCTTGTTTTCAGTAGTGATAACGGCCCCGTAGTAGATGATGGTTACCAGGATCAGGCAGTGGCATTGCTCAACGGGCATAAACCCAGCGGCCCGCTGCGCGGTGGTAAATACAGCAATTTCGATGCAGGTACCCGTGTGCCGCTCATCATTCGCTGGCCAGGCCACATAAAAGCTGGTGGTACTTCCGCAGCCCTGCTAAGCCAGGTGGATTTCATGGCATCTTTCGGCGCCTTAACCACTGGGCATCCGCTGGAAAAGCAGGAAGGACCGGATAGCTTTGATATGATGGCTGCCTTTACCGGCAAAGACAAGAAAGGACGTACTTCCCTGATTGAACATGCCGGTGCGCTGAGCATTATCAAAGGCAACTGGAAATACATAGAACCAGGCAACGGCGCACGTTACGACGAGGCAGTAGACATTGAACTAGGCAATGATCCGGCGCCGCAGTTGTATGACCTGCGCAAAGATCCCGGTGAACAAAATAATGTTGCTGTCAGGTATCCGCAGATCGTAAAAGAACTGGCGGCTAATCTGCAGGCACTTAAAAAAGCCGGCCGCAGCAGATAA
- a CDS encoding VOC family protein: protein MPKPKTGTIIWTDLTVTDATRISEFYKSVVGWEKVPLSMGAYNDYSMNEPADGQTIAGICHARGNNNYLPPQWLPYIIVDNLDVSIEKCVALGGKVLGEKRAWEDMHYCLIQDPAGAYVMICG from the coding sequence ATGCCAAAACCTAAAACAGGCACCATTATATGGACCGATCTGACGGTAACAGATGCCACCCGTATCAGTGAGTTTTATAAAAGTGTAGTAGGCTGGGAAAAAGTGCCATTGAGTATGGGCGCCTACAATGACTACAGCATGAACGAACCGGCAGATGGACAAACCATTGCAGGCATTTGCCATGCACGCGGCAACAACAATTATTTACCACCACAATGGTTGCCTTATATCATTGTGGATAACCTGGATGTCAGTATTGAGAAGTGTGTAGCGCTGGGTGGGAAAGTACTGGGAGAAAAAAGAGCGTGGGAAGACATGCATTATTGTCTGATACAGGATCCGGCAGGCGCCTATGTGATGATTTGCGGATAA
- a CDS encoding PQQ-dependent sugar dehydrogenase gives MKKSYATIGLLLPLLWLLLPMTLLAQSLPANFQRVQVVNGLSSPTALAFLPDGRILVAEQGGKLRIIKNGSLLSTPVLTVSTTSGGERGLLGIAVDPDFNNNRNIYIYYTHTTGPHNRVSRYTLTGDVAGSETPILDLPNLGALFHNGGGLIFGKDGKLYVSVGDNKLGDNSQDLDSYLGKILRINTDGSVPAGNPFSGGAVRSRVWAYGLRNPFTTSVDPVSGKFYINEVGDAKWEEIDDATASGRNFGWPAQEGLCSGSCSGITNPIHYYRINRTASPPDGEGCSINGGTFFNGAISNYPAAYNGKYFFLDYCGGWINYLNPARTSFATGLGGGLVYIKQGLDGNLYYLSRNSSALFKVIYTGTQAPAISTQPQSIAVPQGQTATFNVIATANPAPTYQWRKNGSNISGATAATYAKANVQYADSGLYSVVVTNSAGSVTSNNARLTVTSPNNLPVATITAPVNNGKFRAGDVITYAGTGTDAEDGTLPASAFRWWVDFHHANHIHPGPQLRDSVKNGTFTISAEGHTETDIWYRIYLAVKDSRGEWDTSYVELFPVTSRLTLATQPAGLQLKLNSVPITTPDTQEGLSGMVRPLEAPSPQVLNGTTYIFDRWAHGGNRVQSITVGDQDTTFLAYFKAGQPAQDLTPVQDAYVRDGSNAAIKHGVTDSAFLITKVSPAGQLNNAREAYLTFELDTTDIRGVSSAVLQLYGNVDGTAAPTVPVSVYPVSNTTWSETAITWNNKPASGTTALATTTINNGSAVYYSWDITSYVKSERALGHKLISLVLKSQQAHDPRIFFNSKEAGANVPKLRIIPDSGVAPACIPATASGDDGNVAANAIDGDLNTRWSASGNPQWLKLCLGNTATVNGIQIAFFKGDARRALFDIQTSTDDNNWNTVATGLQSSGTSVNFENFSFNAVTSKYIRIVGHGNNVNDWNSYAEVKVNTTGNAPAVKTTAPVTLHVFPNPVGEQFTLQYQLTGNGYTTLGIYDMSGKLVQMPINGQLTAGAYTKTISTANIPAGIYVIKLVHNGKAVTKKLIKE, from the coding sequence ATGAAAAAAAGTTACGCAACTATTGGTTTGCTATTGCCACTGCTATGGCTATTGCTACCAATGACCCTATTGGCCCAGTCCCTGCCGGCAAATTTCCAGCGGGTGCAGGTGGTTAATGGGCTTAGCAGTCCTACTGCCCTGGCCTTTCTCCCCGATGGCCGCATCCTGGTGGCAGAGCAGGGCGGAAAACTCCGGATCATTAAAAACGGGAGCCTCCTGTCTACCCCGGTGTTGACTGTGTCTACCACGAGCGGGGGAGAACGCGGATTGCTCGGCATCGCCGTAGATCCTGATTTCAACAACAATCGTAATATCTACATTTATTACACCCACACTACCGGCCCGCATAACCGCGTTAGCCGCTACACCCTCACCGGTGATGTTGCCGGTTCAGAAACACCGATACTGGACCTTCCCAATCTGGGCGCCCTCTTTCACAACGGCGGTGGTTTGATATTTGGTAAGGATGGAAAACTATATGTGTCTGTCGGCGATAATAAGCTGGGCGACAATTCCCAGGATCTCGACAGCTACCTGGGAAAAATCCTGCGTATCAATACCGATGGATCTGTACCTGCCGGTAACCCATTCAGTGGCGGCGCCGTTCGCAGCCGGGTATGGGCCTATGGTTTACGTAACCCCTTCACCACCAGTGTGGACCCCGTATCCGGTAAGTTCTACATCAATGAGGTTGGAGATGCCAAATGGGAGGAAATAGATGACGCTACCGCCAGTGGTCGTAATTTCGGCTGGCCTGCCCAGGAAGGCCTTTGTTCCGGTAGCTGCAGTGGTATCACCAATCCGATACATTACTATCGTATCAACCGCACTGCCAGTCCTCCGGATGGCGAAGGTTGCTCTATCAATGGCGGTACTTTTTTTAACGGTGCTATCAGCAACTATCCTGCTGCCTATAACGGGAAATATTTTTTCCTGGACTATTGCGGTGGATGGATCAACTACCTGAATCCGGCCCGTACCTCTTTTGCCACCGGTTTGGGCGGCGGCCTCGTTTACATCAAACAGGGGCTGGATGGCAACCTGTATTACCTGAGCCGCAACAGCAGTGCGCTGTTTAAAGTTATTTATACCGGTACACAGGCGCCGGCTATTTCCACACAGCCTCAATCTATCGCTGTGCCACAGGGGCAAACTGCTACCTTCAACGTTATTGCCACTGCCAATCCGGCTCCCACTTACCAGTGGCGGAAAAACGGCAGCAACATCAGCGGCGCTACTGCGGCCACTTATGCCAAAGCCAATGTACAGTATGCAGATTCCGGCTTATACAGCGTTGTAGTTACCAACAGCGCCGGCAGTGTTACCAGTAACAATGCCCGGCTAACAGTTACCAGCCCTAATAATCTACCAGTAGCAACGATTACCGCACCTGTCAATAACGGCAAATTCCGCGCAGGTGATGTCATCACCTATGCCGGCACCGGTACCGATGCGGAAGATGGTACGCTGCCCGCCAGCGCTTTCCGTTGGTGGGTGGATTTCCATCATGCCAATCACATCCACCCGGGACCACAACTGCGTGACAGCGTTAAGAACGGTACTTTTACCATTTCAGCCGAAGGACATACGGAAACAGATATCTGGTATCGTATATACCTGGCCGTTAAGGACAGCAGAGGCGAATGGGATACTTCCTATGTGGAATTATTTCCGGTGACTTCCCGCCTGACGCTGGCCACACAGCCTGCCGGCCTGCAGCTGAAACTGAACAGTGTACCTATCACAACCCCCGACACCCAGGAAGGATTATCCGGCATGGTAAGACCGCTGGAAGCCCCTTCTCCGCAGGTGTTGAACGGTACTACCTATATTTTTGACCGCTGGGCGCATGGTGGTAATCGGGTACAGTCCATCACTGTTGGCGACCAGGATACCACCTTCCTTGCCTACTTTAAAGCAGGACAACCGGCACAGGACCTGACACCGGTGCAGGACGCCTATGTACGCGATGGCAGCAACGCCGCTATCAAACATGGCGTAACTGATTCTGCCTTCCTGATTACCAAAGTATCCCCTGCCGGTCAGCTGAATAATGCCCGGGAAGCGTATCTTACTTTTGAACTGGATACAACAGACATCCGGGGCGTATCATCCGCAGTACTGCAGCTCTATGGTAATGTAGATGGTACCGCGGCGCCAACGGTGCCCGTAAGTGTGTATCCTGTCAGCAATACTACCTGGTCAGAAACAGCCATTACCTGGAACAATAAACCAGCCAGCGGTACAACCGCCCTGGCAACCACCACCATCAACAACGGTAGTGCCGTATACTATTCCTGGGATATTACCAGCTATGTGAAAAGTGAGCGTGCATTGGGACATAAATTAATCTCCCTGGTGCTGAAAAGCCAGCAGGCACATGATCCCCGTATTTTCTTCAACTCAAAAGAAGCTGGCGCGAATGTGCCTAAGCTGCGGATCATTCCGGATTCCGGCGTAGCCCCGGCCTGTATACCTGCTACAGCCAGTGGCGATGATGGCAATGTGGCGGCCAACGCTATAGACGGTGACCTGAACACCCGCTGGTCTGCCTCCGGCAACCCGCAGTGGCTCAAGTTGTGCCTCGGCAATACCGCTACCGTTAATGGCATACAGATCGCTTTCTTCAAAGGAGATGCCCGCCGCGCCCTGTTTGATATTCAGACCAGCACCGATGATAATAACTGGAACACTGTGGCTACCGGTTTACAGAGCAGTGGTACTTCCGTCAACTTCGAAAACTTCTCCTTTAACGCAGTAACGTCGAAGTATATACGTATTGTAGGCCATGGCAATAATGTAAATGACTGGAACAGCTATGCCGAAGTGAAAGTAAATACAACCGGTAATGCCCCGGCAGTTAAAACAACCGCACCGGTGACACTGCATGTGTTCCCGAATCCGGTAGGCGAACAATTCACCCTGCAATACCAGCTGACCGGTAATGGCTATACTACCCTGGGTATCTATGATATGTCCGGTAAACTGGTACAGATGCCGATCAATGGACAGCTAACGGCAGGCGCCTATACGAAAACAATTTCCACTGCCAATATTCCCGCCGGTATTTATGTGATAAAACTGGTACATAACGGTAAAGCAGTGACTAAAAAATTAATCAAAGAATAA